From one Leptolyngbya sp. BL0902 genomic stretch:
- a CDS encoding sulfatase-like hydrolase/transferase: protein MTKDNQGPYNIVFILTDQERHFRPDELPKGYHLPAHERLAKNGVVFENHRINSCVCTSSRSVIYTGLHIQQTKMFDNTNFPWMQSMSTDIKTLGHQLREAGYYTAYKGKWHLTREFETDNTLEAPTKIFTQEMEAYGFADYLGVGDIIAHTQGGYLHDGMIAAAAASWLRGKASELAQENKPWFLAVNLVNPHDVMFYDTDEPGQPMQGKNNLTHIAGDPAHEMYAKQWDFDLPESFSQPLDAPGRPAAHTDHTIGNNVMTGPIPVNETWRWRKRHNFYLNALRDVDRHILTVLDELEDRGLASNTIVILTADHGELGGAHQMTGKGATSYREQNNVPLIVAHPAYPGGKRCRAVTTHLDLAPTLISFTNVSPDTKAAITKDLPGKDFSPVLANPEQADIDTVRDGQLFCFNMFAMLDGDFLLKAQELLAQGGPEKIKEAGLRPDMTKRGTVRSVFDGRYQFTRYFSPKQHNRPTTMEELFELNDVELFDHQNDPHEVDNLALDREKNADLIMAMNAKLNRLIDEEVGEDIGQMLPGGVDGGWVATPAVHDL, encoded by the coding sequence ATGACGAAAGACAATCAAGGCCCCTACAACATCGTGTTTATCCTGACGGATCAGGAGCGCCATTTCCGTCCGGATGAACTCCCCAAGGGCTATCATCTCCCGGCCCATGAGCGGCTGGCGAAAAACGGCGTGGTGTTCGAGAACCACCGCATCAACTCCTGCGTGTGCACGTCCTCGCGCTCGGTGATTTATACCGGGCTTCACATCCAGCAGACCAAGATGTTCGACAACACGAACTTCCCCTGGATGCAGAGCATGTCCACCGACATCAAGACCCTCGGCCACCAGCTCCGCGAAGCGGGCTACTACACCGCCTATAAGGGCAAATGGCACCTCACCCGCGAGTTCGAGACCGACAACACCCTGGAAGCACCGACGAAAATCTTCACCCAGGAGATGGAGGCCTACGGCTTTGCCGATTATCTCGGAGTCGGCGACATCATCGCCCACACCCAGGGCGGCTACCTCCACGACGGCATGATCGCCGCCGCCGCCGCGAGCTGGCTACGGGGCAAAGCCTCGGAACTGGCGCAGGAGAACAAACCGTGGTTCCTGGCGGTGAACCTGGTCAACCCCCACGACGTGATGTTCTACGACACGGACGAGCCGGGACAGCCGATGCAGGGCAAAAACAATCTGACCCACATCGCGGGCGATCCGGCCCATGAGATGTATGCCAAGCAGTGGGACTTTGACCTGCCGGAAAGTTTCTCGCAGCCCCTCGACGCCCCCGGCCGCCCCGCCGCCCACACCGACCACACCATCGGGAACAATGTGATGACAGGGCCGATTCCAGTCAACGAGACCTGGCGCTGGCGCAAGCGGCACAACTTCTATCTCAACGCCCTGCGCGATGTGGATCGCCACATCCTGACAGTGCTGGACGAACTGGAGGATCGCGGCCTTGCCTCCAACACCATCGTCATTCTGACCGCCGACCACGGCGAACTCGGCGGCGCACACCAGATGACCGGGAAGGGGGCCACCTCCTACCGCGAGCAGAACAACGTGCCGCTGATTGTGGCGCACCCAGCCTATCCGGGCGGCAAGCGTTGTCGGGCCGTAACCACCCACCTCGACCTCGCACCAACCCTGATCTCCTTCACCAACGTCAGCCCCGATACGAAGGCGGCAATTACTAAGGATCTCCCCGGTAAGGACTTCTCCCCGGTGCTGGCCAACCCAGAGCAGGCAGACATTGACACCGTGCGCGACGGCCAGCTCTTCTGCTTCAACATGTTCGCCATGCTAGACGGCGACTTCCTGCTGAAGGCGCAAGAGCTGTTGGCCCAGGGCGGGCCGGAGAAGATCAAGGAAGCGGGTCTGCGCCCGGATATGACGAAACGCGGTACCGTCCGCAGCGTGTTCGATGGCCGCTACCAGTTCACGCGCTACTTTTCGCCCAAGCAGCACAATCGGCCCACCACGATGGAGGAATTGTTTGAACTGAACGATGTCGAACTGTTCGACCACCAGAACGACCCGCACGAAGTGGATAACCTGGCGCTGGATCGCGAGAAAAACGCCGACCTAATCATGGCCATGAATGCCAAGCTGAACCGCCTGATCGACGAGGAGGTGGGCGAGGACATCGGACAGATGCTTCCTGGCGGCGTGGATGGTGGCTGGGTGGCAACCCCCGCCGTGCACGATCTGTAA
- a CDS encoding nucleotidyltransferase family protein — protein sequence MCSAIARLCQHIAPERIILCGSWARGSATRRSDIDLFLVWDCALPSVDRTGFRMS from the coding sequence TTGTGCAGCGCCATAGCCCGCCTCTGCCAGCACATCGCCCCAGAGCGCATCATTTTATGTGGGTCTTGGGCCAGGGGCAGCGCCACCCGCCGCTCCGATATCGATCTCTTCCTGGTGTGGGATTGCGCCCTGCCGTCCGTGGATCGCACTGGATTCAGGATGTCTTAA
- a CDS encoding diguanylate cyclase domain-containing protein — translation MGDQLLRQVSQRLARCLRSEDLLVRWGGDEFILVISRLTTSSSVVQTCNRIIASLQPTFSIHPHHLTIGTSIGIALYPQDGPDPTTLLRHADQALYKAKKQGRSTYHFYSAAPPIEDEI, via the coding sequence GTGGGCGACCAACTGTTGCGCCAAGTCTCCCAGCGCCTTGCCCGCTGTCTGCGTAGCGAAGACCTATTAGTTCGCTGGGGCGGTGATGAATTTATTTTGGTGATCTCTCGGCTGACCACGTCGTCATCTGTGGTGCAGACCTGCAATCGCATCATCGCAAGCCTGCAACCGACCTTCTCTATCCATCCCCACCACCTCACTATCGGCACCAGCATCGGCATCGCCCTCTATCCCCAGGATGGCCCCGACCCCACCACCCTGCTGCGCCACGCCGACCAAGCCCTCTATAAAGCCAAAAAACAAGGCCGTAGCACCTACCATTTTTATAGCGCCGCCCCACCCATCGAAGACGAGATCTGA
- a CDS encoding IS5 family transposase (programmed frameshift) — MTTRRHALRDDQWERIQDLLPGSKGWVGVTAQDNRRFVEAVLYRYRAGIPWRDLPERFGHYRKVHTRFRRWAKTGVWERLFRALANDADNEYQMIDSTIVRAHQHSAGAKGGDANAQCIGRSKGGLSTKIHATCDALGNPTGLHLTPGQACDLDGADVLLADIPTDTVLADKGYDADKRVIEPLEAQGKTAVIPPKRNRKTPREYDRDLYKARHLIENFFAKLKQYRAIATRYDKLAETFLSAIYMAACVIWLI, encoded by the exons ATGACGACCCGCCGCCATGCCCTACGCGACGACCAATGGGAACGCATTCAGGATCTGCTGCCCGGTTCTAAAGGCTGGGTCGGCGTGACCGCCCAGGACAATCGCCGATTTGTGGAGGCGGTGCTGTATCGCTATCGGGCCGGCATCCCCTGGCGAGATTTGCCAGAGCGCTTTGGGCATTATCGCAAAGTCCATACCCGCTTCCGTCGCTGGGCGAAAACCGGAGTCTGGGAACGGCTCTTTCGCGCCTTAGCCAACGATGCCGATAACGAATACCAGATGATTGACAGCACTATCGTCCGCGCCCACCAGCACAGTGCTGGGGCAAAGG GGGGGGATGCCAACGCTCAGTGCATCGGTCGCAGCAAAGGCGGATTAAGCACCAAAATCCATGCCACCTGCGATGCTTTGGGAAACCCGACGGGGCTTCATCTGACGCCCGGACAAGCCTGTGACCTCGATGGGGCAGATGTTCTGTTGGCCGATATTCCCACCGACACCGTGCTTGCCGATAAGGGCTATGACGCCGACAAACGGGTGATTGAGCCGCTCGAAGCCCAGGGCAAAACGGCGGTGATTCCGCCCAAACGCAACCGCAAGACACCCCGGGAGTATGACCGAGACTTGTACAAGGCCCGTCACCTGATTGAGAATTTCTTTGCCAAACTCAAACAATACCGAGCCATTGCCACCCGCTATGACAAGCTGGCCGAGACCTTTCTCAGCGCCATTTACATGGCGGCTTGCGTCATCTGGCTTATTTGA
- a CDS encoding PAS domain S-box protein, with translation MSRMFDRIKAVQQRALLLHQYASESPIQPELLALALDDLNLVLEELRTAHEDLMQQNQALASYRQQLETERQRYQDLFNLAPDGYLVSDEKGMIQAGNVAISALLKRPQSALVGKPMVLFLAAKHRRALYDVLALLSRTPQAVPTKTWEAKLLPREGEAIDVAITVSIGREGESMRLLWLIRDITEKKQVEAKIRRQAFYDQLTQLPNRAFLDTYLPKVLAQAKRQQTQVAVAFLDLGRVIK, from the coding sequence ATGAGCCGCATGTTTGACCGCATTAAGGCCGTTCAGCAGCGCGCCCTATTGCTACACCAGTACGCCAGCGAATCGCCCATTCAGCCGGAACTGCTGGCCTTGGCCTTGGACGACCTCAACTTGGTGCTAGAGGAACTCCGCACGGCCCATGAGGATCTGATGCAGCAAAATCAAGCCTTGGCGAGCTATCGTCAACAGCTTGAAACCGAGCGTCAGCGCTACCAAGATCTCTTCAACCTGGCCCCCGATGGCTACCTGGTGAGTGACGAGAAGGGGATGATTCAGGCGGGCAATGTGGCGATCTCGGCCCTGCTGAAACGTCCCCAGTCGGCCTTGGTGGGCAAACCCATGGTGTTATTTTTGGCCGCCAAACATCGCCGTGCCCTCTATGACGTGTTGGCCCTGCTCAGCCGTACCCCGCAGGCCGTACCCACCAAAACCTGGGAAGCCAAGCTATTGCCCCGCGAGGGTGAGGCCATTGATGTGGCGATTACCGTTTCCATTGGTCGCGAGGGGGAGTCCATGCGCTTACTCTGGCTGATACGCGACATCACCGAGAAAAAGCAGGTGGAGGCCAAAATCCGTCGTCAAGCCTTCTACGACCAGCTCACCCAACTCCCCAACCGAGCCTTTTTAGATACCTACCTCCCCAAGGTGCTGGCCCAGGCCAAGCGCCAGCAAACCCAAGTAGCCGTGGCCTTTTTAGACCTAGGGCGTGTCATCAAATAA
- a CDS encoding PAS domain S-box protein, producing the protein MSISHQIEAVYQRALHLREQATTHPVDPSILDLALKDLYLVLEELQAVDAELHQQNQRLSNAQHEVDLERQRYRILFELAPDGYFVTDEKGQIYHANRAAALLCGQPQAGLVGKPLLVLIQPGDWPEFQRRLAQPESTPWDITLHSRPGEPVTVAITTNVIQDRRLGATTILWLLRDISQQRRMEQQLQAIHPDLETLVAARTAELQGAVAQLRQELSDCRQGRSHEPHV; encoded by the coding sequence ATGAGTATTTCTCATCAAATTGAGGCCGTCTACCAGCGTGCCCTCCATCTGCGTGAGCAGGCCACGACGCATCCCGTTGATCCGTCCATCCTTGACCTGGCACTCAAGGATCTCTACCTGGTGCTGGAAGAGCTTCAGGCCGTTGATGCCGAGCTGCACCAGCAAAACCAGCGGCTCAGCAACGCCCAGCATGAGGTTGACCTAGAACGCCAGCGCTACCGCATTCTGTTTGAACTGGCTCCCGATGGCTATTTCGTCACCGATGAAAAGGGCCAAATTTACCACGCGAACCGAGCGGCGGCGCTGCTGTGTGGCCAGCCCCAAGCGGGGTTGGTGGGCAAACCCCTGCTAGTATTGATTCAACCGGGGGATTGGCCAGAGTTTCAGCGGCGGCTGGCCCAGCCCGAATCCACCCCTTGGGATATCACCCTCCATTCGCGACCGGGTGAACCTGTGACGGTAGCCATCACCACCAACGTCATCCAAGATCGACGGCTGGGGGCCACCACCATTCTGTGGTTGCTGCGCGATATTTCCCAGCAGCGCCGCATGGAGCAACAGCTTCAGGCCATCCATCCCGATCTTGAAACCCTCGTTGCCGCCCGTACCGCTGAGCTACAGGGGGCCGTCGCCCAGTTGCGCCAAGAACTCAGCGATTGCCGTCAAGGTAGGAGTCATGAGCCGCATGTTTGA